A window of the Euzebyales bacterium genome harbors these coding sequences:
- a CDS encoding PspC domain-containing protein yields the protein MSSTRPRRLYRSRHHRVLAGVCGGIADYFGLDPTVVRVAFLVSFLIPGPQAVFYLVAWIVMPDEP from the coding sequence ATGTCGTCCACCAGACCCCGACGCCTGTACCGCTCCCGCCACCACCGTGTGCTGGCCGGCGTGTGCGGCGGCATCGCCGACTACTTCGGCCTGGACCCGACGGTGGTGCGGGTCGCCTTCCTGGTGTCGTTCCTGATCCCCGGCCCGCAGGCCGTGTTCTACCTGGTGGCCTGGATCGTGATGCCCGACGAGCCCTAG
- the aztB gene encoding zinc ABC transporter permease AztB — protein MTPIEVLIEPFTAAFMQRALLAGALAAVTCSLVGTWVVLRGLTFMGDALAHGVLPGIAVAYLLAGGNATATIVGASVAAVVMIAGVDAVQRHSHLPADAGIGLLFIGMLALGVMIISRGASYAGDLLGFLFGAALGTPPGAIVVQAVAVVVTLVGVVVFHRAFLALSFDERKAQGLGLHPAAARVVLLALIAVAIISSFQTVGNLLVYGLLIAPPAAASLLARRVAAMMSTAVVIGVLSVYVGLLASYHLDLAAGAAMAGVAVATFFVVLAVTELRNATRHRPAARRAIAGAGSHR, from the coding sequence ATGACGCCGATCGAGGTGCTCATCGAGCCCTTCACGGCCGCGTTCATGCAGCGGGCGCTGCTGGCCGGCGCACTGGCGGCGGTGACGTGCTCGCTGGTCGGCACCTGGGTGGTGCTGCGGGGCCTGACCTTCATGGGCGACGCGTTGGCACACGGCGTGCTCCCCGGCATCGCGGTCGCCTACCTGCTGGCCGGTGGCAACGCGACCGCCACGATCGTGGGTGCGAGCGTCGCGGCCGTCGTCATGATCGCCGGCGTGGACGCGGTCCAGCGGCACTCGCACCTGCCGGCGGACGCCGGCATCGGCCTGCTGTTCATCGGGATGCTCGCGCTCGGCGTGATGATCATCTCGCGGGGGGCGTCCTACGCGGGTGACCTGCTGGGCTTCCTGTTCGGAGCCGCACTGGGCACGCCACCGGGAGCCATCGTCGTGCAGGCCGTGGCGGTCGTCGTGACGCTGGTCGGCGTCGTCGTGTTCCACCGCGCGTTCCTGGCGTTGAGCTTCGACGAACGCAAGGCGCAGGGGTTGGGCCTGCACCCCGCGGCGGCGCGGGTGGTGCTGCTGGCGTTGATCGCCGTCGCGATCATCAGCTCGTTCCAGACCGTCGGCAACCTGCTGGTCTACGGTCTGCTGATCGCCCCGCCGGCGGCTGCGAGCCTGTTGGCGCGACGGGTGGCGGCGATGATGTCGACCGCGGTCGTCATCGGAGTCCTGAGCGTCTACGTGGGTCTGCTGGCCAGCTACCACCTCGATCTGGCGGCGGGAGCGGCGATGGCCGGGGTCGCGGTCGCGACCTTCTTCGTCGTGCTGGCGGTGACCGAACTGCGCAACGCCACACGGCACCGGCCGGCCGCACGGCGCGCGATCGCGGGAGCGGGCAGCCACCGCTGA